The genomic DNA aGATACTTTATCTCCACAAATATCTCCGCAGAATGCCAAGTCTCGCAGTGACCATGAAGACTACTAGCTTTGGCTAAACTGTATAGCAGCCATGCTAATAACGCTAAatggaattggaattgaaatACATGTTTTTTATGGTTCCTCTCTTCAAGGCCTCAGAGCTGAGGTATACCAGTGGGCACCAGTTGGACCATCCAGCTGTCCACTCGTGAGAAGAGACACAATCGTTTGATGGACTCTGGAGTGTACTCACTTCTGGAGTGTAGGCTAGCAGAGTTGGGGCTGTTCAGGGTAAACCTCATCTGAGCAGACTCACAGCTGGACGCTGGGCTGGCAGCCATGACTTAGCCCTGTGGTCAGCAAACTCTCATGTGGTCAGCATGCACCAGATTTGGACGCACCAGATACGGTCTCCTAGTTTAGAGGGTCAGTGCCGCAGAGGAATGCCGAACACAGTGTCTTTGTTCTATTATTCATCTGTGCCGAATCAAAGATATAAATCTCACACAGatgagatagaggagagattGGTTGAGTGCCCTGAGTGATCTCTTCATAAAGGAGTTAGTTTAGCTTGAGTTATGGTACCTCAGTCTGTGGCCATCGTCAGGAGGATTTCTAGCATTATCAGTGcatttatatatactgtatatactgtatatatataccgtatatatatatacaactATCCATGATATAGCAGGATTAGTACATAAAAACATGAACTATTAGCAATGGATAGACATTCAGTCAagcaggaggacacacacacaattcctatGAGGTTGATGAAAGCTCATTGCAAGTTGTCAAATCAGTTGAAGGCCTGATAGGATTATGAACGCCATTTTTGTGTCATGGAAAAAAAATCACCCCTCCGGCAGAGGCTGGGAGTGTGAAGACTAAGTGTACGGAAATTACCCTGTTATTTATagatcactacacacacacacacacacacacacacacacacacacacatgcccacacacacacacacacacacacacacacatacttacacacactcgcaggcgcacacacacgcacacatgtacacacacacacacacacacacacacacacacaccagttcggTCAGACTCAATGGGGTAAAGCAGGTCACACCTGAAGTGAACGTGTCCTATTTCTAGAAAAGGAAAAGACGGGGCAAGACAATAGCACGAAGCGGCCTTATGCAAGAAAGTGCCGCTGAAGGGTATTGTGTAACAGGCGTGATGGCTACTGTATACGGCACACAGATGTCTGAACTGATGTTCTTTTGTTGCACCACCCATGCATaaacagagaacgagagaatgaaagacaaaaagagagagggggaacaagggagggaggatgagagcaTGGCAGGGAGGATGAGATGGAAGTAACAGAGACTGAGaacaaaagagggagggatggagagagggagtgttgggagaaagagaaagagagttgaaagagagaaagagaaagagagttgtaTTGATATGTGTGGGCAGTCAGGTAATGACCTTGGTAATGGATTGTATGGTTGTTATCAGGCCAGACAAAGTGGCTGAATCCCCACACTGCAGCCTGCCTCCCACACACTGCTGTTCATGTTCagctcacttacacacactccaactgtgtgtgtgtgtgtgtgtgtgtatttgtttgagtaactgtgagaaagtgtgtgcgtgcatgactgtgtgtgtgtgttgtgtgaaaagGTAAGCCCAGTCCTGGTGAAGATGCTCGCATCAGCACATTTCCTTCCAGTTCCCCCTCTGCATTTGGGGACAGTGACCTGCCttgccacctctctctcacaacaaccacccccccccctccccctgtccaATCTCACTCAGTCCCTCTCTAgtcctctctatcctctctctttctcttcctctctctctctctctctcttgttctctctctctcattcagtgttgctttaattgtaTGAGTGTTGagatacagtgttgccaaagcatgaCAATAGATCATCACTTTCAATAGTAAAATAACATTAGAACTATTGAAAAGGGAAGGGAAATGAATACATGGGATGAGCAGTCACAGTAACATGAAAAGTAAtgtcatcaaacacacacacacacacacacacacagacacacccactgaattctttctctctctctccctctctgtctatcttttccCCTATttatatcctctctctctctgtttctgcatCTTTCTTCCCTCATCTTCCTCTATTTTATCCTCAGACGTTTCCCTGTGTATCGATTCATTTGAATTTAACATGCTGATCTCTCCATTTTCTATATGTGTCTGAAATCCAAACCTCAGGGAGACTACACCATCCCTGTCTGGCCTGCTCAGACGAGAGGCAGTCAGTAACTCTGGATAGATATCGCCATCAAGTGGCCGTTTAGGGAAGTGTCTATGGGACATCCTCTATGGCAGCGCTTGTTTGCGTGTTCCTCTGCAATGACTCCGTTTTACTTCAAAGGCAAAATGTAAAGATATTCTCCATTTACAAAGCGTCCTAGAGCATACTCATCACCTTTCATCTTTTGCCTGGCTTTCACAGCTGCAGGCTTgtcaggcttgtgtgtgtttcttgtgtgtttctttgtgtgtgtgtgtgtgtgtgtgtgtgtgtgtgtgtgtgtgtgtgtgtgtgtgtgtgtgtgtgtgtgtgtgtgtgtgtgtgtgcgcgcgcatgtgtgtcgatgtgtctgtttttgtgtgtgtgtgtgtgtgtgtgtgtgtgtgtgtgtgctttctggcTTATTGCAGATCCAGTATGTTTTGCCGTATTGCCTTTGCTGTCAGGTCTATTATGTGGATTTATGACTTAATGGTGAAGACAATTTCTCATGCTTTCAAGTGCAGTGCCACTACTGATAATGATGCCtacttcagctctctctctctctctctctctctctctctctcacacacacacacacacacacacacacacacacacattactgataATGACGCCTACTtcagctttctctttctctctcacactctctaacacacacacacacacacacacacacacacacacacacacacacacacacacacacacactcacacacactttcttacacacatacatgcatacatccaTCCTGTTATTGAATCAGTCAGATGGTAATGCCTCAGCACCAAAGGAAGTGCTTGAACTCAACCTacaggaaagacagagggatggagagagagagggtacaatagagggagggagggaggaagagcatTTGGCAGCTCAAAACATTTTCTGGCAATAAAGCTCAATAGATTGGGATTGAGTTCcaagggacagggagagagagaaatgaatggGAGCAAAgtagggagaggtggagggagagaggtggagctTCAGGACTGCTTCATGGCCCACATCTCCAAACTGCTGAACATCCTCAGCTCAaacgtggatgtgtgtgtgtctgcagtcgCACAAactggtgtgtctgtgtatttgtgtggccgtgtgcaagagtgtgcatgtgtgtgcctctctctctctctctctctctctctctctgtgtgtgtgtgtgtgtgtgtgtttaagtgtagCAGAGCTGATATGTCTAGATAAGCGTCATCAGTGTGTTGGGGCAGTAGCTCTGATCTGAGAGGACTGAGctccagtgaacacacacacacacacacacacacacacacacacacacacacacacacatacgcatccATCATGTCCTGTTTGATTAGATTTCTGCCCTCCACTGCACTCCATGCCGGCAGAAAAGCACCACTCAGCACAAGCTCTGCCTGGACCCAGTGTTTGAGatgctggtatgtgtgtgtgtgtgtgtgtgtgtgtgtgtgtgtgtgtgtgtgtgtgtatcttggtagagaaagaggggggaaattCTACCAAATTCTACAAACACTATTCAGGCGAGCGAAAACAGAGCCTAAGAGACACAGCAAAATATGTAGTTGCCCTCCATACAGACAACAGACAGAGAGTCACCACAACAGTGAAGAGTGATCAACATAAagaattgtacacacacacacacacacacacacacacacacacacacacacacacacacacacacacacacacacacacacacacactgatgttcatCATCTTATGGCATATGGCCATGGATAAGCCTGTCCTCATCTCTGAGTCATCTTCTACATGTCCATGTTCCCCATCTGATCAGATGAGCTGgaaaacacactgcacactgcaccaTGCAATGAGGTTTGCTcttactgtacactgtacatacaACCTATATTATTCAACATATTTTGGCAAATGTGTATTTTTGTCACGTTAATAAAGCTCTATGGAATTGatttgagaggagagagagagagagagagagagagaaagaaagaaagaaagaaagagaaatagggAGCAAGGCCACTTGCTGGCTTGCTGTCTGGTGTGGCTCATTGTCTGTTCTGTGTGATGTCTTATCTCTAGTCTGGACTCAGTGTGAGTGGGCCTGCCTTTGGTCGTCCCTCTGCTCTCTGTAATCATTATAGACAATAACACACAGTGCCCGCCATGGGGCCTCGCCTCAGAGtcctcatctcccctctctctcccctctctccctcccctctccagctCTAGCTCTCTTCCTTCACAATGGCTGCTTTAGCCGGACTGTTCTGGAAACCATCTTGCCAAAACCAGTGCtaatttagaatagaatagaatagaaatttTAATATGAGTATACGACCATCATAGAAAACAACATACCGTAATGAGTATAAGTAAAATatgaatttctctctctctctctctctctctctctctgtggttctcTTCTTCATCATCCCCTTCTCCACCTCGTCTCTCTGAACAGTCTGTGGTCTGTGTAATGCAGATGGTCAGAACATGGACTCTGTCACACGTAGGAGATGATTCAGAGATGAGGACATGCTAGAATGCATTAacaccactctgtgtgtgtgtgtgtgtgtgtgtgtgtgtgtgtgtgtgtgtgtgtgtgtgtgtgtgtgtgtgtgtgtgtgtgtgtgtgtgtgtgtgtgtgtgtgtgtggtatcctTGGGCTTGCTCATGCCTTAAGCAAAGATGAATAAATAAGGTACAGTGTGCTCATGTTGCAGTAAATAAATCCCTCACATGTGGCTGCCAAGCCATCAATAATGAAGTCCTTACTCACAccttgacctcacacacacacaaaagttggacaaaatagcccccccccccccacacacacacacaccctctcctgaCTTCTTTCTTTTGAGCTTCAATGGTTTTCAATGAATTTCAATGACTTGATGTCTGCATATAAAGCACCGGTGCTGAGAGCTGGTTATTTCATGTGCTGTAATTATGCCCGCACATTAAAGTGGGATCAGCTGGTGTGATAGCGCACTGTTAAcacgagctctctctctctctgtcacaggaAGTACTACTACATCACGCTGCTGCGTGACCCGGTGTCGCGCTACCTGAGCGAGTGGCGGCACGTGCAGCGCGGCGCCACCTGGAAGACCTCGCTGCACATGTGCGACGGGCGCACGCCCACGCCCGAGGAGCTGCCCGCCTGCTACGAGGGCACGGACTGGTCCGGCTGCACGCTGCAGCAGTTCATGGACTGCCCGTACAACCTGGCCAACAACCGGCAGGTGCGCATGCTGGCCGACCTGAGCCTGGTGGGCTGCTACAACATGTCCTTCATGCCCGAGAAGAAGCGCGCCCAGATCCTGCTGGAGTCGGCCAAGAAGAACCTGCGCGACATGGCCTTCTTCGGCCTGACGGAGTTCCAGCGCAAGACGCAGTACCTGTTCGAGCGCACCTTCCGCCTGCGCTTCATCCGCCCGTTCATCCAGTACAACAGCACGCGCGCCGCCGGCGTGGACCTGGACAACGACACCATCCTGCGCATCGAGGAGCTCAACGAGCTGGACATGCAGCTGTACGACTACGCCTGGGACCTGTTCCAGCAGCGCTACCAGTACCGCCGGCAGCTGGAGCGCCGGCAGCTGCGCCTGCAGAGGAGCGGGGGGCTCTTCGCCCTGCGGCGcggcgggggagggggtgggggaggggggcccAGCGAGGACCCGCCGCAGCCCCGCGGAGACGAGCCGGCGCCCGAGGAGGCCGCCCGACTGCCCACGGAGGACTACATGAACCACATCATCACGCGATGGTAGCACAGgaccaggggggagggggcacagGGGCACGCAAACAGACCAGAAGGGCAAAGAGAGGCAGCAGAGACTTAATAGGGGGGGTAAATGTGGTatttgtgggggggggtgggtaggGGAGGGCAAAAGGGTAAGAGAGAGTGGTCGAAGAGGAATGCCCCTCTCATGAAACAGCATGCTCATGAAAGACTGGTGCCCTCCATCTTCCAACAGAGAGACATGATGTCAGcagtcagctctctctcccccctcagaAGCCCCGGGCCCCAATCACCCCGTGTCTCAGACCACACCTCCTTATGTGTGGCTAGGGGGAcgtgtctgtgtggatgtgggacTTCCCAGAATTCCTTGCGAGGCCCTTTCCTATGCGGAGCCGCCGTCGAGCCGAGACGGTCGTCTAAGGCCCGAGAGCGCGCAACCCCGCATCCCCCCATCCCGTGCACCCCTCCCTAGGGAAGTCAATCCACTGCACAtagtaacaaaaaaaagattaaaagaacaaagatgaacaaaacatgtataAAGAGATATTTGCTTAAATGTCAGCTATCATTTCAGCTATGGATGTGTGACTTTGATGGTCCATGCCATTTTAACGGAACATGGCTTTTACGTTTGGGTTTCTTTGTTCCTGATGCACCAACCCACTGAGAGCATTTCAAACTGTGTGACCAACAGAGCTGCCTAAAGTCTTTCTGGATGCAATTTTTCAGCTTCTTACTATCCATTGACAAAGGAAAACAATGGCTTGaagattttttctttttgtactTTAAGTATGAACAGATTGGATTTGTGTTGGTTGGACCATTGCCTTTATTTAAGCCTTTCAGCTTATGGGAAATCAGTAATTTAAGTGTACTAATATATTCTACCAGAGTGTTAAAGACTGTAGACTACTCAACAACTTTGaccctgtttcacacacacagacacacacac from Sardina pilchardus chromosome 2, fSarPil1.1, whole genome shotgun sequence includes the following:
- the hs6st1a gene encoding heparan-sulfate 6-O-sulfotransferase 1-A; the protein is MNHIGRNMVERTSKFLFIVVGSVLFMLILYQYVAPGMMNFGSPHGYIVEDDADIFPTPDPHYVKKYYFPVRDLERTVDFDIKGDDVIVFLHIQKTGGTTFGRHLVQNVRLEVPCDCRPGQKKCTCYRPNRKETWLFSRFSTGWSCGLHADWTELINCVPTVLNKKENKLKNLRKYYYITLLRDPVSRYLSEWRHVQRGATWKTSLHMCDGRTPTPEELPACYEGTDWSGCTLQQFMDCPYNLANNRQVRMLADLSLVGCYNMSFMPEKKRAQILLESAKKNLRDMAFFGLTEFQRKTQYLFERTFRLRFIRPFIQYNSTRAAGVDLDNDTILRIEELNELDMQLYDYAWDLFQQRYQYRRQLERRQLRLQRSGGLFALRRGGGGGGGGGPSEDPPQPRGDEPAPEEAARLPTEDYMNHIITRW